One window of the Bacteroidales bacterium genome contains the following:
- the sprA gene encoding cell surface protein SprA has translation MKYIISLGILLLGSSVLSAGGVRLWPSSPYLLRPDSIPSDDTTGAGLPYPFQDQTGYPGIEPDYENPLYLKPPSSITTNVEYDYDNNQYLIQRKIGTLNYRTPVPMSAQEYREFDLRQSLESYWNERSMATQSTRRSGLIPQIHLGGEVFDRIFGSNTIDIRPQGSAELIFGVLSNRREDPALSVRQRRTTNFDFDEKIQLNVVAKIGDKIEFNTNYNTEASFDFENKLKLRYEGKEDEILQLIEAGDVTLPLNSTLITGSQSLFGLKTQLRFGRATVTAVYSEQKSEMTSVTVEGGAQTTPYNVTADEYEENRHFFLAEYFRDHYEEGLASLPVITSSINITKLEVWVTNVGAAVEENRNIVAFSDLGETTPFNSSVVPGNIPGGYPSNASNNLLSMLDSNSVRNINVVSDYLNLHPAGFVSGIDYEKVESARKLKSNEYNFNGKLGFISLNTTINPDQVLAVAFQYTVIGLDSVVYQVGEFSDQGISPPGCLMVKMLKSTAVNTKHPMWDLMMKNVYAIGAYQVNTEDFVLNILYSGNESSVPTGYLTEGPENIKGVPLIQVLNLDNLDPKSNPPNDGMFDFIDYAATQGGTIQSSNGRIYFTVLEPFGSYLRRQFGDQTELADKYAYDSLYRLTKYNAQQYPEKNKFSLDGVYKSSSGSEISLNALNVPQGSVTVTAGGIPLTENVDYTVDYTLGRVRIINEGILNSGTPINISMESNKMFNIQTQRLVGAHVDYLVNENLNLGGTILNLRERPLTQKTNYGDDPISNTLWGLDMNYETEWPLLTALVDKLPLFSTKAPSRVAFEGEFAQFLPGHSRAIGESGTSYIDDFEGAKSTIDMKNYITWFLASTPQDPVNFPEGILNNNLQYGFNRSKLAWYIIDPLFYQESGTLKPPNITKDELSNHYVRYVPEREVFPNVDPPNNQPVNLAVFNLAYYPSQRGPYNYDVEPTGFSAGINENGLLNDPASRWAGIMRKIETTDFESTNVEYIEFWMMDPFAEGSTNSGKGGKLVFHLGDISEDLLKDSRKSYENGLPVDEEVVNVDTTVWGRVPRLQALVNSFDNNIASRPYQDVGYDGLPTEDERFFFEDSYLNRILNRFGSTNVPAYRNAYDDPSADNYHYFRGADFDDDPLYASILERYKNFSHPDGNSPSDDQNLEAYPTSATQLPNVEDINNDNTLNETERYYEYVVDIDSGSFEIGKNYITDRRHVTNIKLENGKTGEITWYQFKIPVTSPERVIGNIQDFQSIRFMRMLLDGFDEDVVLRFATLELVRGEWRRYKYNLLFPGEYIPDDIQNQTSFDISTVSYEENGDRDPIPYVIPPGIEREINLATTNLQQLNEQAMVLDVCNLIDGDAKAAYKTTAFDIRQYKRLQMFIHAEDSDPNQTMIDGDLTLFIRLGADFTENYYEYEIPLKLTPWFTTNPDLIWPEENRLNLELEKLVDAKIQRNDAIENGQLISTAQAFVTWDGERKITVLGTPSISDVKAMMIGIRNPKKTSLTDDDDGLPKCAEIWINELRLTDFDDKAGWAATGRLSANLADLGNIMVSGLHSTPGFGSIEKKVNQRKKETTSQLDVATNIDLGKFIPEKVGMRIPMHFDYSQVTSNPQYNPLDPDILYKEEIKNMNNAEKDSLKVRSQTFTKRKNLNFVNVRKERVGLRNRVNIWDIENFNFTYSFQEIYNRSPDIDYDQLKRHRGGFGYTYSIEPKNISPFSKIKSKYLALIRDFNFYLTPRLFSFRTEMDRQYSERKLRNKSTALIIIEPTYLKDWDWIRSLDLKWDLTRSLRFDYSSTTNAFIYEPPGRIDKESPAWPGYKEQIWDEIGKLGSTNVFTHLYNVNYNVPIGKLPLLDWITLMLRYSGTYRWTASAKSVQSTLGNSIANSSDFQLNPSIRLTTLYNKVGFLKKINQSSQQPQRQQKKPSAQENKDKQQEDTSDTTKTKPHVNYFKVIGEGFLRLLMSVRDVNLTYGLDNGTTFPGFIPEPNLLGVNVQKMAPGFGFVFGGQKDIRATAVSEQWITSSPLLNLPYMTKKSTDLTYRVNMEPFRDFRFEVTGDWRETFSHEEYFKADTFGIFNSFAQVDRGSFSMTYWMLKTAFVKDEKNNVSPVFENFLDNRDEVAFRLARENPNWNGNVVDSTGFPQGYGPSSQAVLTPAFLAAYADIPVDRVFLDAFPAFPYPNWRLTYNGLNRIDALKSVFRNASISHTYRSVYSITTFVTNLDYRENGEHPGHPSALDASGNYISEYRIEQISINEQFSPLITLDLTWMNNLLTRVEMRKSRNLSLSFVNNQLTEVTSNEFIVGLGYRIMDVEFMISSLGGGGKKTRLKSDLNLKVDFSLKSNKTILRRIDEVYNLISTGQKIFSINTSADYNINQQLAIRFYFDMTINNPYTSNQFRNSTTRGGISLRFTLAQ, from the coding sequence GTGAAATATATCATCTCCCTGGGTATTCTGTTGCTTGGTTCATCTGTTCTATCAGCCGGTGGGGTACGGCTATGGCCCTCCTCCCCGTATCTGTTGCGACCCGACAGCATCCCGTCCGACGACACAACCGGTGCCGGCTTGCCTTATCCCTTTCAGGATCAGACAGGTTATCCCGGAATCGAACCCGACTATGAAAATCCGCTTTACCTGAAGCCACCCTCCTCCATCACCACCAATGTTGAATACGATTACGATAACAACCAGTACCTCATCCAGCGTAAGATCGGCACCTTGAATTACCGGACACCCGTACCGATGAGCGCACAGGAATACCGGGAATTTGATTTGCGGCAGTCGCTGGAAAGCTACTGGAATGAACGGTCCATGGCCACCCAATCCACCCGGCGGTCGGGCCTGATCCCGCAGATCCACCTGGGAGGGGAGGTGTTCGACCGTATCTTCGGGAGCAATACCATTGATATCCGGCCTCAGGGTTCAGCCGAGCTTATTTTCGGGGTCCTGTCGAACCGGCGTGAAGATCCTGCACTCAGCGTCAGGCAGCGTCGTACGACCAACTTCGATTTTGACGAAAAGATCCAGCTGAATGTCGTTGCGAAGATCGGTGACAAAATCGAGTTCAATACAAACTATAATACAGAGGCTTCCTTTGATTTTGAGAATAAACTCAAGCTTCGTTATGAAGGGAAAGAAGATGAGATCCTTCAGCTGATCGAAGCCGGAGATGTCACCCTGCCCCTGAACAGCACCCTGATCACGGGCAGCCAGAGCCTTTTTGGACTGAAGACGCAGCTGAGGTTTGGACGTGCTACGGTAACTGCAGTCTATTCGGAGCAAAAAAGCGAGATGACCAGCGTGACGGTCGAAGGGGGTGCACAGACCACACCCTACAACGTCACTGCAGATGAGTACGAAGAGAACAGGCATTTCTTCCTTGCAGAGTATTTCCGTGATCATTATGAAGAAGGGCTGGCCAGCCTCCCGGTGATCACTTCCAGTATCAATATCACCAAGCTGGAGGTCTGGGTCACCAATGTCGGCGCAGCTGTTGAGGAGAACAGGAACATTGTTGCATTTTCAGACCTCGGGGAGACGACCCCTTTCAACAGCTCGGTGGTGCCGGGCAACATTCCCGGAGGCTATCCGTCCAATGCCTCCAACAATCTCCTTTCGATGCTGGATTCCAATTCTGTGAGGAATATCAATGTTGTCAGCGACTACCTGAACCTGCACCCGGCCGGATTCGTATCCGGCATTGATTATGAAAAGGTAGAAAGCGCCCGTAAGCTCAAATCCAACGAGTATAATTTCAACGGCAAGCTGGGATTCATCTCCCTCAATACCACGATCAATCCTGATCAGGTGCTGGCTGTTGCGTTCCAGTATACCGTCATCGGACTTGACAGCGTCGTCTATCAGGTCGGGGAATTCTCCGACCAGGGAATCAGCCCTCCCGGCTGCCTGATGGTGAAAATGTTGAAAAGTACGGCAGTCAATACAAAACATCCCATGTGGGACCTGATGATGAAGAACGTATACGCGATCGGGGCTTACCAGGTCAATACGGAAGATTTCGTTTTAAATATCCTTTATTCAGGAAATGAGAGCAGTGTGCCAACCGGTTACCTGACGGAAGGTCCTGAAAATATCAAGGGTGTTCCCCTCATTCAGGTCCTGAACCTGGATAATCTTGATCCTAAAAGCAATCCGCCCAACGACGGTATGTTTGACTTCATTGATTACGCTGCCACCCAGGGGGGTACGATCCAGTCATCCAACGGCCGGATCTACTTTACGGTACTGGAACCTTTCGGAAGTTATCTCCGACGGCAATTCGGTGACCAGACCGAACTGGCGGATAAGTACGCCTACGACTCGCTGTATCGTTTGACAAAGTACAATGCACAGCAATATCCCGAAAAGAACAAATTCAGCCTGGATGGTGTCTACAAATCCTCATCCGGTTCTGAAATTTCACTGAATGCCCTGAATGTGCCCCAGGGATCCGTTACGGTCACCGCCGGCGGGATCCCCCTGACTGAAAATGTTGACTATACGGTGGATTACACCCTGGGCCGCGTCAGGATCATCAACGAGGGTATCCTGAACTCCGGAACCCCGATCAACATCTCGATGGAATCCAATAAAATGTTCAACATTCAGACGCAGCGGCTGGTAGGAGCCCACGTGGATTATCTTGTCAACGAAAACCTCAACCTGGGAGGGACGATCCTGAACCTTCGTGAACGTCCCCTCACACAAAAGACCAATTATGGCGATGATCCCATTTCCAATACCCTCTGGGGACTGGATATGAATTACGAAACGGAATGGCCATTACTGACCGCACTGGTCGACAAGTTGCCCCTGTTCTCGACAAAAGCACCTTCCCGCGTTGCGTTTGAAGGTGAGTTTGCACAATTCCTGCCCGGACATTCCAGAGCCATCGGAGAATCGGGTACTTCCTATATCGACGATTTTGAAGGCGCCAAGTCAACCATCGACATGAAAAATTACATTACGTGGTTTTTGGCAAGCACACCGCAGGATCCGGTCAACTTCCCCGAAGGCATCCTGAACAATAATCTCCAGTATGGATTTAACAGGTCAAAACTGGCCTGGTACATTATTGATCCGCTTTTTTACCAGGAGTCCGGTACATTGAAACCACCCAACATAACCAAAGACGAACTGTCGAACCATTATGTAAGGTATGTGCCTGAGCGTGAGGTTTTTCCCAACGTCGATCCTCCCAACAACCAGCCCGTGAACCTGGCCGTTTTCAACCTGGCCTATTATCCTTCCCAACGGGGCCCTTATAACTACGACGTGGAACCTACCGGTTTCTCTGCCGGGATCAATGAAAATGGATTGCTGAATGACCCTGCCTCCCGATGGGCAGGCATCATGCGAAAGATTGAAACAACCGACTTCGAGTCCACCAATGTTGAATACATCGAATTCTGGATGATGGATCCATTCGCGGAAGGTTCTACCAACAGCGGTAAAGGAGGTAAACTGGTCTTTCACCTGGGGGATATTTCGGAGGATCTGCTGAAGGACTCCAGGAAAAGTTACGAGAATGGACTGCCTGTCGATGAGGAAGTCGTGAATGTTGATACGACCGTCTGGGGCAGGGTTCCCCGCCTGCAGGCCCTGGTCAATTCATTCGATAACAACATCGCCTCCCGGCCTTATCAGGATGTCGGATATGATGGCCTTCCGACAGAGGATGAACGGTTTTTCTTTGAAGACAGTTACCTCAACAGGATCCTGAACCGCTTCGGATCAACGAATGTTCCAGCCTACCGAAACGCCTACGACGATCCTTCTGCAGATAACTATCATTATTTCAGGGGAGCTGATTTCGACGACGATCCCCTCTATGCAAGCATCCTTGAAAGGTACAAGAACTTCAGCCACCCGGATGGAAACTCACCCAGCGATGATCAGAACCTGGAGGCCTACCCGACATCCGCCACACAGCTGCCCAATGTGGAAGACATTAACAACGACAATACACTGAATGAAACCGAAAGGTATTACGAATATGTTGTTGATATTGATTCAGGCTCGTTTGAGATCGGTAAGAATTATATTACCGACCGTCGCCATGTGACTAACATCAAGCTGGAAAATGGAAAAACAGGGGAGATTACCTGGTATCAGTTCAAGATCCCCGTGACAAGCCCTGAACGCGTGATCGGCAACATCCAGGATTTCCAGTCCATCCGCTTCATGCGCATGCTGCTGGATGGCTTTGATGAGGATGTTGTTTTGCGTTTTGCAACGCTTGAACTGGTCAGAGGTGAATGGCGCAGGTATAAATACAATCTCCTTTTCCCGGGAGAATACATTCCGGATGACATTCAAAATCAGACCTCTTTTGATATTTCAACGGTCAGTTACGAAGAAAATGGCGACAGGGATCCCATCCCGTACGTGATTCCTCCCGGAATAGAAAGGGAAATAAACCTGGCAACAACCAATCTTCAGCAGTTGAATGAGCAGGCCATGGTACTGGATGTCTGCAATCTCATCGATGGGGATGCCAAAGCGGCCTATAAGACAACGGCCTTTGACATCAGGCAGTACAAGCGGTTGCAAATGTTCATCCATGCCGAGGATTCAGATCCCAATCAAACCATGATAGACGGGGATCTGACCCTCTTCATCCGGCTGGGCGCCGACTTTACGGAAAATTATTATGAATACGAGATCCCGTTGAAACTTACACCTTGGTTTACGACCAACCCTGATCTGATCTGGCCTGAGGAGAACCGTCTTAACCTCGAATTGGAAAAACTGGTCGATGCCAAAATCCAGCGGAATGACGCCATCGAAAACGGTCAGCTGATTTCGACGGCGCAGGCTTTTGTTACCTGGGACGGCGAAAGAAAAATTACCGTCCTGGGTACGCCCAGCATCAGTGATGTGAAGGCTATGATGATTGGCATCCGAAATCCCAAAAAGACGAGCTTGACCGACGACGATGACGGATTGCCCAAGTGCGCGGAGATCTGGATCAACGAACTTCGCCTGACGGATTTTGATGATAAGGCCGGGTGGGCTGCCACCGGACGACTGAGCGCCAACCTGGCTGATCTTGGGAACATCATGGTCAGTGGCTTGCACAGTACCCCTGGATTCGGAAGCATTGAGAAAAAAGTGAACCAGCGGAAAAAAGAAACCACAAGCCAGCTGGATGTCGCCACAAACATTGACCTCGGAAAATTCATCCCTGAAAAGGTCGGAATGCGGATCCCCATGCACTTCGACTATTCACAGGTAACATCCAATCCCCAGTACAATCCGCTCGACCCGGATATCCTCTACAAAGAAGAAATCAAAAATATGAACAACGCTGAGAAGGACTCCCTGAAGGTTCGCTCTCAGACATTCACCAAACGGAAAAACCTCAATTTTGTCAACGTCAGAAAAGAAAGGGTCGGACTCAGGAACAGGGTCAATATCTGGGATATTGAAAATTTTAACTTCACCTATTCTTTTCAGGAAATTTACAACCGGAGCCCGGATATTGATTATGACCAGCTGAAACGTCACAGGGGAGGATTTGGGTACACCTATTCCATTGAACCGAAGAACATTTCTCCCTTCTCGAAAATCAAATCCAAATACCTGGCCCTTATACGGGACTTCAATTTCTACCTGACGCCCAGGCTGTTCAGCTTCCGCACAGAGATGGACCGCCAGTACAGTGAGCGTAAACTCCGTAACAAGAGCACTGCACTCATCATTATCGAGCCAACGTATCTGAAGGATTGGGACTGGATCCGGTCGTTGGACTTGAAATGGGACCTCACCCGGTCACTGAGGTTCGACTACTCGTCAACCACCAACGCGTTCATCTACGAGCCTCCTGGACGCATTGACAAGGAGTCTCCTGCCTGGCCCGGCTACAAGGAGCAGATCTGGGATGAAATCGGGAAATTGGGTTCCACCAACGTATTCACGCATCTTTACAACGTGAATTACAATGTACCCATTGGCAAATTGCCTCTTTTGGACTGGATTACGCTGATGCTTCGCTACAGCGGAACGTACCGTTGGACTGCCTCGGCAAAGTCGGTGCAGTCAACGCTCGGAAATTCAATAGCCAACTCCTCCGACTTTCAGCTGAACCCTTCCATACGACTGACCACCCTTTACAACAAGGTCGGGTTCCTCAAGAAAATCAATCAATCGTCACAGCAACCGCAACGGCAGCAAAAAAAACCCTCCGCGCAGGAAAATAAGGATAAACAGCAGGAAGACACATCCGACACCACCAAGACCAAACCGCATGTCAACTATTTTAAGGTGATCGGGGAAGGTTTTTTAAGATTGCTGATGAGCGTAAGGGATGTGAACCTGACATATGGGCTGGATAATGGCACCACGTTCCCGGGATTCATACCTGAACCCAACCTGCTCGGGGTCAATGTCCAGAAAATGGCACCCGGATTTGGGTTCGTCTTTGGCGGCCAGAAAGACATACGGGCAACAGCCGTGTCAGAACAATGGATTACCAGCAGCCCGTTGTTGAACCTTCCTTACATGACCAAGAAATCCACCGACCTGACCTACCGCGTCAATATGGAACCATTCCGCGATTTCAGGTTTGAAGTCACGGGTGACTGGAGGGAGACATTTTCTCACGAGGAATATTTCAAAGCAGATACGTTTGGGATTTTTAATTCTTTTGCGCAGGTCGACCGGGGGAGTTTCAGCATGACGTACTGGATGCTGAAGACTGCCTTCGTTAAGGATGAGAAGAACAATGTATCCCCTGTTTTTGAGAATTTTCTCGATAACAGGGATGAGGTCGCCTTCCGCCTGGCCAGGGAAAATCCCAACTGGAACGGTAATGTTGTTGATTCAACCGGATTCCCGCAGGGTTATGGACCTTCTTCCCAGGCAGTCCTGACACCGGCTTTCCTGGCAGCTTATGCCGACATACCTGTCGATCGTGTCTTTTTGGATGCCTTTCCTGCATTCCCTTATCCGAACTGGAGACTGACCTACAATGGACTGAACCGTATCGATGCGCTTAAAAGTGTATTCAGAAATGCCAGTATAAGCCATACGTACAGGTCCGTTTACAGCATCACCACCTTTGTAACCAACCTTGACTATCGTGAGAACGGTGAACATCCGGGGCACCCTTCAGCGCTCGACGCCTCCGGAAATTACATATCCGAATACCGGATTGAGCAAATTTCGATCAACGAACAGTTTTCACCCTTGATCACCCTTGATCTGACGTGGATGAACAATCTGCTGACCCGTGTCGAAATGCGTAAATCCAGGAATCTGTCACTCAGCTTTGTCAATAATCAGCTCACCGAGGTGACCAGCAATGAATTCATTGTCGGACTGGGCTACCGGATCATGGACGTTGAATTTATGATCTCCTCCCTTGGCGGAGGAGGCAAAAAGACCCGCCTCAAGAGCGACCTCAATCTCAAGGTGGATTTTTCACTCAAGTCGAATAAGACCATCCTGAGGAGGATCGATGAAGTATATAACCTGATATCGACCGGACAGAAGATTTTTTCCATCAACACATCAGCTGATTACAATATCAACCAGCAACTGGCGATTCGCTTTTATTTCGATATGACCATCAATAATCCCTATACATCGAATCAGTTCAGGAACTCCACCACCCGTGGCGGCATCAGCCTGCGCTTCACCCTCGCACAATAA
- the gcvH gene encoding glycine cleavage system protein GcvH — MKVPDNLLFTEDHEWLRVENEFGYIGVTDFAQSELGDVVFLEVETVGESLSKGETFGTIEAVKTVSDIFMPVSGEIVEFNESLADQPELVNKDPYGDGWIVKIRISDVSELDELLNAEGYRQVIGA; from the coding sequence ATGAAAGTACCTGATAATCTGCTATTTACTGAAGACCATGAATGGTTGAGAGTAGAAAATGAATTTGGATACATCGGTGTCACTGATTTCGCCCAGAGTGAGCTCGGTGACGTTGTATTCCTTGAAGTGGAAACAGTCGGCGAATCATTGTCAAAGGGGGAAACGTTCGGTACCATTGAGGCCGTCAAAACCGTATCGGATATCTTTATGCCGGTATCGGGCGAAATTGTCGAATTCAATGAATCCCTTGCAGATCAACCGGAACTGGTCAATAAGGATCCTTACGGTGATGGCTGGATCGTAAAAATAAGGATCAGTGACGTTTCTGAACTGGACGAACTGCTGAATGCGGAAGGGTACAGGCAGGTCATCGGTGCCTGA
- a CDS encoding energy transducer TonB, protein MDPRKTEKSDLESKRTLFTQIGLIVVLAIVLLAFEWKQYERAKLELGARDNIEVIEEVIIQTEQEMAKPPAPTPPPQTTILEIVDDDVTIEDDIMIDAESDENTQMEEYVAPPPSAVEADEEEIEEAEIFTVVEESPSFPGGEEARIRFLQENIEYPQMARESGIQGTVYMTFVVEPSGSVSAVRVLRGIGGGCDEEAIRVIQKMPRWNPGKQRGKPVRVQFTMPIKFTLQG, encoded by the coding sequence ATGGATCCACGTAAAACTGAAAAATCCGACCTTGAAAGTAAACGGACGCTCTTCACACAGATTGGTTTAATCGTTGTTTTGGCCATCGTTCTGCTTGCATTTGAATGGAAGCAATACGAACGTGCAAAATTGGAACTGGGTGCAAGGGATAACATTGAAGTCATCGAAGAGGTGATCATTCAAACCGAACAGGAAATGGCCAAACCACCGGCTCCCACCCCCCCGCCTCAGACAACCATCCTTGAAATCGTTGATGATGACGTCACCATTGAGGATGACATCATGATCGATGCTGAATCGGATGAGAACACACAGATGGAAGAATATGTGGCGCCACCGCCTTCAGCTGTTGAGGCAGATGAAGAAGAAATCGAAGAGGCTGAGATCTTTACTGTTGTTGAAGAATCTCCTTCCTTTCCCGGAGGTGAGGAAGCCCGCATCCGGTTCCTGCAGGAAAATATCGAATATCCGCAGATGGCCAGGGAAAGTGGCATCCAGGGCACGGTTTATATGACATTCGTCGTTGAGCCATCCGGATCAGTGAGCGCTGTACGGGTGCTGAGAGGTATTGGGGGAGGTTGTGATGAAGAAGCCATCCGCGTGATCCAGAAAATGCCCAGGTGGAATCCCGGAAAACAGCGCGGGAAGCCCGTCAGGGTCCAGTTCACGATGCCCATCAAGTTTACGCTCCAGGGATAA
- the uvrC gene encoding excinuclease ABC subunit UvrC encodes MRKGMDHLEPLIRTMPERPGIYQYLDKDGKIIYIGKAKNLKKRVSSYFNKDTSLSGKVRVLVSNIADIQHMVVDTELDAILLENNLIKKYQPRYNVQWKDDKTFPWICVKNEPFPRVFPTRTVVHDGSRYFGPYGSVRMMKTLLELIRVLYPLRNCSLHLSPANIRRKKFKVCLEYHIGNCKGPCEGLQSDEDYRASVASIQEIIKGNIHTVIEQLQGLMKDYAAGLEFEKAQMVKEKLILLERYQSKSLVVNPNIHHADVFSIVSDERYGYVNYLKVVNGAIVQAHTIEIRKKMDEPDEELLELAIADFRQRFSSDAPEMIIPVALDLAYPDVILTVPRRGDKKKLLDLSERNARYLQAEKEKQRELVDPERHSNRILTTLMKDLRLKEMPVRIECFDNSNIQGKYPVAAMVVFRNGKPDKKEYRHFNIKEVEGPDDYATMKEIISRRYSRVLEEKGDLPQLIIIDGGKGQVHAASSSLEELGIRNKIAIIGIAKKLEEIYYPGDPLPLYLDKKSESLKLIQQLRNEAHRFGITHHRKRREKGTIKTELTSIPGIGKTYAQKLLRTFKSVRGIRKASLEEIQQVIGRQKGIALYAHLRNEDA; translated from the coding sequence ATGAGGAAGGGGATGGACCATCTGGAGCCGCTGATCCGGACAATGCCGGAAAGACCCGGGATCTATCAATATCTTGACAAAGACGGTAAAATTATTTATATTGGAAAAGCAAAAAATCTCAAAAAACGCGTATCCTCCTATTTCAACAAAGACACCTCCCTCAGCGGAAAGGTAAGGGTGCTGGTCAGCAACATTGCCGACATACAACACATGGTAGTGGATACAGAGCTGGATGCCATCCTGCTGGAGAACAACCTGATCAAGAAATACCAGCCCCGGTACAATGTTCAATGGAAGGATGATAAAACATTCCCGTGGATCTGTGTCAAAAATGAACCCTTTCCGAGGGTATTCCCGACACGTACCGTGGTGCACGACGGATCCCGTTATTTCGGGCCCTATGGCTCCGTCAGGATGATGAAGACATTGCTGGAACTTATCCGTGTGCTCTATCCCCTGCGCAATTGTTCGCTCCATCTGTCACCGGCGAATATCAGGCGCAAAAAATTCAAGGTATGTCTCGAATACCACATCGGCAATTGCAAGGGTCCCTGTGAAGGATTGCAGTCTGATGAGGACTATAGGGCATCGGTCGCATCCATCCAGGAGATCATCAAAGGGAACATTCATACGGTGATTGAACAGCTGCAGGGTTTGATGAAGGATTACGCTGCCGGTCTTGAATTTGAGAAGGCGCAGATGGTCAAGGAGAAGCTCATCCTGCTGGAACGCTATCAGAGTAAGTCATTGGTCGTCAATCCGAATATTCACCATGCGGATGTGTTTTCGATCGTATCCGATGAACGTTACGGGTATGTAAATTACCTCAAGGTAGTGAACGGTGCCATTGTCCAGGCCCACACCATCGAGATACGGAAAAAAATGGACGAGCCGGATGAGGAATTGCTTGAACTGGCCATCGCTGATTTCCGGCAGCGTTTCAGCAGCGATGCACCCGAAATGATCATTCCGGTTGCCCTGGATCTGGCGTACCCGGATGTCATCCTGACGGTTCCCCGGAGGGGTGATAAAAAAAAGCTGCTTGATTTATCTGAGCGAAATGCCAGGTATCTACAGGCAGAGAAAGAAAAACAGCGTGAACTGGTGGATCCTGAGCGTCATTCGAACCGGATCCTGACCACCCTGATGAAGGACCTGCGCCTGAAAGAAATGCCCGTGCGCATTGAATGTTTTGACAATTCGAATATCCAGGGGAAATATCCGGTTGCAGCCATGGTGGTTTTCAGAAATGGAAAACCGGATAAAAAAGAGTACAGGCATTTCAACATAAAAGAGGTTGAAGGACCTGATGATTATGCTACGATGAAAGAGATCATATCCCGGCGTTACAGCAGGGTACTGGAAGAAAAAGGTGACTTGCCCCAGCTGATCATCATTGACGGAGGTAAAGGACAGGTCCACGCCGCCTCGTCGAGCCTGGAAGAGCTTGGGATCAGGAACAAAATTGCAATCATCGGCATTGCCAAAAAGCTGGAGGAGATCTATTATCCCGGGGATCCCCTCCCCCTTTACCTGGATAAGAAGTCGGAGAGCCTGAAGTTGATCCAGCAGTTGAGAAATGAAGCGCACCGGTTTGGCATCACCCATCACCGCAAGCGCAGGGAAAAGGGCACCATTAAGACTGAACTTACCTCCATTCCCGGAATTGGGAAAACCTATGCACAAAAACTGCTCAGAACCTTCAAGTCCGTGCGGGGTATCCGTAAGGCTTCCCTGGAAGAAATCCAGCAAGTCATCGGAAGACAGAAAGGCATTGCACTTTACGCGCATCTCAGAAATGAAGACGCCTGA